From the Ipomoea triloba cultivar NCNSP0323 chromosome 8, ASM357664v1 genome, the window ATTTTTACTCTATGCCTAAGTTCATAGTGTGTAAAATCATACCAGTTTCTGTCTAAACTTTTTGTGTATAGTTTTGGTTCATTTGGTCTAGtctaaataatatattcaacaaaTGGTTAcaattgttctttttttcttatgTAAATGTAGGAAAAGAAAAGTTGCTCTCCACCTCCAAATTCAAGGAATTCAAAGATGGCAGCTTCTCCCAATACTTGTGCAGAATCACAGAACCCCCTTCCATGTCCAAAAACTTCTACTGTATTGCAACCTCAGTGTCTTGATTCACCCCCGGATAATGGTAGCCTGCCCATGAATCTGCCTGGAAAGCTAAGCATGTTGGGGAAGGTGCACTTCTATTTCCTCTTCTGCTGTTGATTTTGTTCTGTTGAATGTTATTAAAGTAGTagtatgataaaaataaattcatgtTGGATATGCTTTATCATAACAATTCCAGCAACACGTGACTAGGGGATGGTTGGACGGAGCCTTGAAAGGTCAAGTCCAACATCATGCCTCTCGATAATGTGTTGGTATatagaaataaagttgtgtcgtTGTTACTATCcatatagcttttggcatagtggtaagcATGAAAATTTGTGTAGGTTAAGACTGGCAGGTGCTTGATCATTCGAGCACCACGTGCTAGGGCACTATGCCTGTTGAAAATGTGTCGGTATATAGACATAAAGTTGTGTCTTTGCTACTATCTATATAGCTTTGAGTGTAGTGGTAAACGAAAAAAATTGTGCAGTTAAGACTGATAGGTACTTTGTGTGTTCCAGGAAGCTGTACAGCAGCGCGAAAAGGCGCAGAAGGTTGCTCTTCAAGCACTAAGGGATGCATCAGCCACAGAAAACTTAGTCCGTTCTCTCAAGTATGGAAAATTTCTCCACATAAACATAGTTTCTTTCAGACAGACACAGAAACTAAAGAAACTATCTGTTGCtaatgtgttttgttttgtggGTTGTTTTTAGGATGTTTTCAAACTTGAGCAGAGCAGCAAAAGCAGAAGCCCCAGCAGCCTCATTTGATCAGTTCCTTGAATTCTATGAACAATTAGTGCAAGCGAAAGCGGAGATGGTATCGATTCAGGCAGCCATTGCAGCCTCAGAAATGGCTCAAAATCCAAACATTGAACCAAAAGGAGGAGGAAAAGAGCATGAAAACAACCACCAATCCCCCTCGGTTCTGCACGAAACAACAGCCGAAGAAAAGAGAAACTCAGACTCAAAGAGAAGGGCTGCACTTTACAAATCAATTGCATCCTTCCCAGAAAGAAGTGACCAGAAATCATCAATCCTGGGAAAACATCTCAGATCAAACCAAAAATCTGCCTCAACTCCACTCGGAAAGCTGCTGTTGCAGCAGCAGCAAGCTGAGTCGAGTGTTGAGAACGACGAGAACAAGAAACCTGGGGGGGCTTCTTCTATTAGTGGCTTATCCAATACAATCAAATTGGGGCAGCAGATTGAAGATGAAGCTGGGAACTGGTTCATGGAGTTTCTAGAGAAAGCACTTGAAAAAGGCATGAAAAACCCCAAAGTTCCTCAGTCACTTTTACTCAAAGTTATAAACTGGGTAGAGGTGGAACAGTGTGACTCTAGCAAAAGACCAGTGCACAGTAGAGCAGCAAACATAGCCAGGAAGTTAAGGATTAAGGTGAAGAATCCTTGAGATTTTAGCCATAATTCTTTTGGTTAGGTTGTGTCAACTTTGTggtttattttgtgttttgagTGCCTGGATTATCATGTCTTTTATTCCACATTCTTTTTACTAAGCCTTCTCTCTTAAGGATATTGCTCTTGTGTCTTATTCCTTGTACATTTCTTAGTTCTTAGAGCTTAAACTGGTTCTGCAATTTGCTTGCAAACTGGAAAAACAAAGGTATTAGTGTATTAGTATTTCACTATTTCTCATCAGCTCTTTGTATTTTCCACTAATATACAGTTAGTACAATTGTTATACTTGCATTATGCACTCTGATCCAAAATATCTTTTTgattatgtgtttgcaattgacatattttgttaatatgttCCGTACATGTAGTTAATTGTTTGTGTGctggtaaataaattgaaggaatataacatattaactacaaacacataaacccTTAACTGTAGTCTGTAGGTATAGAATATTTTAACTGTTAACACATATATTGTGTCAATCTGCAGTTAACAAATTCTATATTTCcagttaacagtttatgtgtacgttattatattatgttccttcaatttatttatgcGTATGGGGCAGTCTTAAATATTAGGCTAGATGTTCTATCCAATAGATGTGCCGAGAGTTTGGAGGTATTTTCATCATGTTGGTCCcagaaaaaatatttacataaatTTGTGAGAGAATAGATGTTAGGAGTatttttgttagtaaaatagtaAACCCAATTCTTATCGGTATAAATCAACTAAAAAATACTGACCCACTATGATAGTTTATTAATTTGTGGGCTTGGAGGTAAAGTACGTAAAATGGAAAAACTAATTGCGTCTGCCGGGAGTCGAACCCGGGTCTAATGCTTGGAAGGCAATTATCCTAACCGTTGGACTACAAACGCTTGTTGTGTTTATTGTGAAAGTAAATACTATCAAATGCAGATGGTTCGTGGAAATTAAGATAATAGATTTAGAATGAGTTACTCCCTTTGTATTTGGTCTGTCTTAGCTACTGGTCAATCTAactttttacaatttttaaattcaactttttgtatttaatagtaatttttatataatttctaaatatataaattttatatactaacactaaattaaattttacaaaaaataaattataaatattgaatCAAATCTCGTTAATTAAataagacatataaaatgggacgatgaacttaaatataattaattagtttgaaaTATGATTCGAATGtatcaaggttttttttttgttttttttttttaagttcaattttgATAACATGAATTTGACTATTAGCACTTTTTTGTTTAGACTAAGTAAACAATTATGTATTATaagaacaatataatatttcaatgGATAGAGAATTTTTAAGCCTTTCTTTTCTATCAATATTTTAACCCAATAGCTCATTAAAATTACGTGTAAACTCAATTTGAGCATCGTTATAATTGTAAAATACTACGTTAATATTGAGTATTAGGACTcgctatttatatatttaaaatatttgtttttttaatcaaaaaaaaatatttgtcttTTGGCTACCCCTAATGAGAAGGAAGTTGGTGGCATGATACAACTTGTACTATCTACTAAGTTCTTATTTGGTTGTCATTTGGGTATTCTAGGATTTCCTTATTTCattgtatttttataatttaaataatttttttaatatgaaataaatatgttatataataataactaatttatattgtatgtatgaattattctatattaaattttttttacttatatttCATTCATTAATTACTATTATCATACCCAAATAATGATGATTTATATTCTTTATTAGTAGAAGTATTATGATATATTTCTCTATATGCAGCAtacttatttgtttataatcttaattttaaattaatatttttgtgattaaaaaaaattcaagaaaatattaatttaatataactaaagaaaataatcattattaGATGGTGATATTAcagtattttaaatattatagtatttttctcaaaaaaatattatattattttttaatttatacaattttacttggggaaaagggtcaaatagaccaccgaactctaaaaagtcaattagccccctaaactttttaaatgtgcGATTAGCCAATTACACtatcaaaaattgattttgatgcaatgaagcTCAAAAGTCAGTTAATGACCTTctatcacaggtcattaggATTCCACTAACTTGTCGACGAGATTTCGGCGAAATTTCAGGCTAAAAGTGATCAGCGACCAACGAACGATCGCCGGAGAAGACGACCACCTAGGTCACCTTCTCCTATGGTCACTTTCTCTACGGGGTCACTTTTTGCTTGAAAGTTTGGGGACTAATTGACTTCAtctaaagttcgatggcctattgaTCATTTTCCCTTTTACTTAATATGAGTATATAAtgtcttatatttatataattcaCATTTTAAGGAAATTGAGAGgtgcaattaaatatatatattctatttaaaaatataatgggCATTTGTAGTGATTTTCTTCCTACATGtggatttattttttattcggAATTTGATGttattttcccttttctttttgaatttacAGTAATTCagtttttctagttttttttttttgaactaagTGCTATTAATGTTGTTTAAATTAGTTTGagtataaataaacaataaatttgAATTCCAATGGTAAACGTTACAATTAAACAATTGTTTGAATGGGTTTGTGGATAGCCATGGATGTTGTTGTCCAACAATTATGAATGCGTTTACTCACAGATAGAGCTAGAAAGTAATTGCTATAAAGCATTTAAATACATGCGACCATCTAGTTGTCGCATCATAAGGTATTTAAATGGTCCATAATGTGGATGTATAGGTCCACATATATCATCTTGAAGATCCTTTCATATCATAAAATTTCTCggcattcaaatttttaaaataattagggTTCATATCttcccctaatgccgtgaaatgATCTTCATAAATTATACAGGTGATTCAATACCAACTTTGGTTGGTAATGGCCTTATAATCAATTTTCCTTGGGAACATGCAGAACGGGAGAATTCATCTCCTCAAAATATTTTCTGTTTCCTCAAGGTATGACCATTTGTATTCTTGATTGTTTTTATCAATCGATCATGCCAAATCTTAAAATCATTTGAATCAGTAAACCTTTCGTTTACGATAAGATTGGCTTCAATAGCACTTATTCTTGTGCAATATAATTCATAGGGAAGAGCATGAAATTTTTTTCATCGCATATTTCATTCCCAATATTGCCTTTGTAATCTGGAGGAAATTTTCATTTCCTTCTTTTATAGTCTTCACATGATATCCGTTATTTCGAATATCCTTGAAACTCAGTAGATTTATGTGAGACTTTGGAGAGAACAATGCATTCTCAATCATCAATTTTGTTCCACCAGGCAATAATATATTAGCTCTTTCAAAGCCTTTACTCATTTTTGTACTACCATATATTGTAGTGATAAATTCCTCATTTATCATGGGTCCAATCAAGAGTGATGATATATTCATTTGCTTCTTTCAAGcatataatatgtaaaaattaGATATCACATCAAGTATCATGAATCATATTCAATTTTCACCATATGATATTTGGAAATAGTATGCACTAAAGATGAGCATAGTTATCTATATTATCCCATGATATGATAGCATATCAAAATAACTCGCATATAACATATGTATATGGGATAGATCTTATGGcatacaataaatatttattatgccaaATAGCCACATAAGAGAGCAAGTTGTGACATAGAAACAATTATCACATAATATTTATGGCACTCACCATAATACATGAAATGGTGATATCTAATATGCGAGCCATAATACTttatgctctcaaaatttaatcatcaattgGATGCATAGATATAGATCATATTCTTATCATGCCATAGAAAAATAAGATCAAATAGACAATTTGATTTGTCACAGATGTATATAACACCGAGATAtcaaatcaagatttttaaCCGCAATACGTCGTTATTATGAACAGTACCCCGACCATATACTGTTTACTTTTTGACGAATTTACTGGAAATCGTAATCGTCTTTGACAATATTGCTTCATCTATTCAAATTGATTGACATTCAATATAAATTTAAACCTTCAGCTTTGCCTTTCAGTTTACTACACTTCTgttcatttctaaactttccTCATTCCAGACCTTAAAtcgttttcatttttcaaaatggCAAGTTCTTCAACCTCATCTACTCCTCACTATTCTACATTTGATAATCATTCATTTTGGGATGAGGTATATTTATCACCATTGAGGGATAGCGAACCTCTTTTGTGTACAGGTAGTTCATCATAAGTTAACGAGACTATCAGTAAGGGTTTAATAATTCACATCTTAATATGTAAGAGTAATGCTAACAGATAGTTTTCTAATGCAGGTATTACAACTGCAAAAGCTGTAGATCCAAGTACTACCATAATTGTAGAGGAAAATAATACTACTGCAGATGTAACTGATataaataagaatatatttattagGATAAAAAGGGAAAGAACACGTCGTGATTCTTCATCAATAAGTTTAGAAGAGCTTTCAAGATATTTTCATCTGAATACAGCTCAAGCTGCAAATAAACTGCAAATTGGGCAGTCTACCCTTAAGAGAAGATGTAGGCAATTAGAAATTTCATGCTGGCCTCAACGGAAATTCCTAGCTTTGGAAAGGTTATATAAAAATGTTCAGGTAATTTCTGTCTATTTCTCAATT encodes:
- the LOC116027149 gene encoding uncharacterized protein LOC116027149: MATLAPGVLLKLLDGMNSGVKATSEHRSSLLQVTDIVPAELDDNDLWPKHGFYIKVSDSSHSIYVSLPFEQDDLVLSNKMQLGQFIYVDRLEQGSPVPVARGAKPLPGRHPLVGTPEPLMGLREKGDKNNPNFSAPRRGSWGTPQIGASPLVRKPVPLDFDQITPVKHGGNVPMSPVIRGRGVGKDESGLRSSVGGALLSKFVEAKVESSPALVRKSCATPTMLKFPRSRSLGNRGAGSRIIKSPLPSSEKKSCSPPPNSRNSKMAASPNTCAESQNPLPCPKTSTVLQPQCLDSPPDNGSLPMNLPGKLSMLGKEAVQQREKAQKVALQALRDASATENLVRSLKMFSNLSRAAKAEAPAASFDQFLEFYEQLVQAKAEMVSIQAAIAASEMAQNPNIEPKGGGKEHENNHQSPSVLHETTAEEKRNSDSKRRAALYKSIASFPERSDQKSSILGKHLRSNQKSASTPLGKLLLQQQQAESSVENDENKKPGGASSISGLSNTIKLGQQIEDEAGNWFMEFLEKALEKGMKNPKVPQSLLLKVINWVEVEQCDSSKRPVHSRAANIARKLRIKVKNP
- the LOC116027030 gene encoding protein RKD2-like; the encoded protein is MASSSTSSTPHYSTFDNHSFWDEVYLSPLRDSEPLLCTGITTAKAVDPSTTIIVEENNTTADVTDINKNIFIRIKRERTRRDSSSISLEELSRYFHLNTAQAANKLQIGQSTLKRRCRQLEISCWPQRKFLALERLYKNVQEFGEIKEEAELKRIMNELEDKKKMLLQDPNLKLDEATNKLRVKCNTNIFKKRMYMDSIDFSSTLLASSSQVLPFPDIPELEPQEIDDVLRFLHDDK